From Mytilus edulis chromosome 9, xbMytEdul2.2, whole genome shotgun sequence, the proteins below share one genomic window:
- the LOC139487749 gene encoding myosin heavy chain, striated muscle-like isoform X6: MPGIHPDDPDYKYLCVDRKDLMQLQTVPFDGKKNCWVPDEKLGFVAAEIQSSKGDDITVKTVEKMDTKTVKKDDIQQMNPPKFEKIEDMANLTYLNEASVLHNLRARYASGLIYTYSGLFCVVINPYRWLSIYTDSIIQKFKGKRRTEMPPHLFSVADNAYQFMLQDRENQSMLITGESGAGKTENTKKVIMYFARVAANLYKGDKHSVEQKKFGNLEDQIIQANPVLEAFGNAKTVRNNNSSRFGKFIRIHFGPTGKIAGADIETYLLEKSRVTFQQAAERDYHIFYMLLSNAYPKYHEMMLITPDPALFSFINQGALTVDGIDDVEEMKIADSSFDILGFSYEEKTSLYKCTASVMHMGEMKFKQRPREEQAEADGTADAEKAAFLLGVNSNDLLKSLLKPKIKVGNEVVTQGRTREQVLYSVSAMAKSLYDRMFKWLVTRVNQTLDTKNKRNYFIGVLDIAGFEIFNYNTFEQLCINYTNERLQQFFNHHMFILEQEEYKKEGIVWEFIDFGMDLQACIDLIEKPMGILSILEEECMFPKADDKSFKDKLFANHLGKSPNFGRPGNASKGKGQSDFELHHYAGIVPYSTVGWLEKNKDPINETVVELLSHSKEHLVQTLFAQNKEAETTGTHKKRKSSAFQTISALHKESLNKLMKNLYSTHPHFVRCIIPNEMKQPGLIDAHLVLNQLQCNGVLEGIRICRKGFPNRIIYSEFKQRYSILSPNAIPQGFTDGKQVTEKVLLALQLDPAEYRLGTTKVFFKAGVLGMLEDMRDECLSKIISNFQAHIRAYLIRKSYKKLCDQRVGLSVIQRNIRKWLILRNWQWWKLYIKVKPLLNIARAEEEMKKKIEEMGKLREDLAKCERLKKELEVQNVTLLEQKNDLYLQLQTEQDAVADLEERVEKLVTQKADFESQIKEMEERLLDEEDAAAELEVIKRKMEGENDELKKDIEDLENSLAKSEQEKTTKDNQIKTLQDEMAQQDDIMAKLNRDKKGMDEDHKRTLDALQKEEDKVNHLSKLKQKLESTLDELEDGLEREKKVRGDVEKAKRKIEQDLKATQEAVEDLERVKRGLEETNRKKDAENAALSSRLEDDQSLIAQLQRKIKELLARIEELEEELEAERAARTKVDKQRAEIARELEDLSERLDEAGGATSAQIELNKKREQELLKLRRDLEETTLQHEAQVSSLRKKQQDAANEMADQIDQLQKAKSKTEKERQQFKSECDDLQSQLQHISKNKGVSEKMAKSLENTIAELQHKCDDSNRNVNDLNTQKAKMQAENANIIQQLEDVEHQCSAITKERNAMQSQLDEMRAALEEETRARQKLQGDIRNLNSDLDGLRESNEEEQEAKAELQRLLSKANNEAQQWRVKYESEGANKAEELEEARRKLQAKLQEAEQNAEAANAKVSSLEKAKNRLTGELEDLGIDVERANANANSLEKKQRAFDKTIQEWQAKVTDLQSELENAQKEARSYSAELFRCKAQYEESQDSVEALRRENKNLAEEIHELTEQLSEGGRSVHEVEKAKRRLEMEKEELQAALEEAESALEQEEAKVMRGQLEISNVRSEIERRLQEKDEEFENTRRNHQRALDSMQASLEAEAKGKAEAMRIKKKLEQDINELEIALDSSNRAKAELEKNIKRYQQQVSEMQRQIEEEQRQREEVRESYNMAERRCNMLSGEVEELRTALEQAERARKGAENELFEANDRVNELSAEVQSAQSSKRKLEGDIQAMQSDLDEMNNEVRNADERARRANDDSARLADELRSEQEHSQQIEKFRKSLESQVKDLQVRLEEAEAQALKGGKKMIAKLEQRVRELEGELDSEQRRHAETQKHMRKADRRLKEIAFQADEDRKNQENLNEMIEKLNNKLKTYKRQVEEAEEIAAINLAKYRKVQQELEDAEERADSAEGSLQKLRAKNRSSVSVTRTSYTTSTLE; encoded by the exons ATGCCCGGAATTCACCCCGATGATCCAGATTATAAATATCTGTGCGTAGATAGAAAGGATTTAATGCAATTGCAGACAGTGCCTTTTGATGGAAAAAAGAATTGCTGGGTTCCAGATGAGAAGCTTGGATTTGTTGCCGCCGAAATTCAATCCTCAAAAGGAGATGATATTACAGTTAAAACTGTGGAGAAAATGGAT ACTAAAACTGTTAAAAAAGACGATATCCAACAGATGAATCCACCCAAGTTTGAAAAGATCGAAGACATGGCAAACTTGACCTATTTGAACGAAGCCTCTGTCCTACACAATTTAAGAGCAAGATACGCTAGTGGTTTAATCTAT ACCTACTCTGGACTCTTCTGTGTTGTCATCAATCCATACCGATGGCTATCAATCTACACAGACAGCATCATACAAAAATTCAAAGGCAAGAGGAGGACCGAAATGCCACCTCATCTTTTCTCTGTAGCTGACAACGCTTACCAATTCATGTTGCAAG ATCGAGAAAATCAATCCATGTTGATTAC TGGCGAATCTGGTGCCGGGAAAACAGAGAATACAAAGAAAGTCATTATGTATTTCGCACGAGTTGCTGCAAACTTATATAAAGGAGACAAACATAGTGTGGAACAGAAAAAATTC GGTAACCTTGAGGATCAAATCATTCAAGCTAACCCTGTACTGGAAGCCTTTGGCAATGCCAAGACGGTGAGAAATAACAACTCGTCTAGATTT GGGAAATTTATCCGTATTCACTTTGGACCAACAGGCAAAATCGCTGGTGCTGACATTGAAacat ATTTGTTAGAGAAGTCTCGTGTAACTTTCCAACAAGCTGCCGAGCGAGATTACCATATCTTCTACATGTTGCTGTCAAATGCCTATCCCAAGTATCATG AAATGATGCTGATCACTCCTGACCCCGCACTGTTCTCCTTCATTAACCAAGGAGCTCTTACCGTGGATGGTATTGATGATGTTGAGGAAATGAAAATCGCCGAC TCTTCCTTTGACATCTTGGGCTTCTCTTATGAAGAAAAGACCAGTTTATATAAGTGCACTGCATCTGTTATGCACATGGGAGAGATGAAATTCAAACAAAGACCCCGTGAGGAACAAGCTGAAGCCGATGGAACTGCCG ATGCTGAAAAGGCTGCATTCTTGCTTGGTGTCAATTCTAATGATTTGTTGAAATCTCTGCTTAAACCTAAGATTAAAGTTGGTAACGAGGTTGTCACACAAGGCCGTACAAGAGAACAG GTTCTATATTCCGTCAGTGCTATGGCTAAATCTTTGTATGACCGTATGTTCAAATGGTTGGTAACCAGAGTAAACCAAACCCTTGACACCAAGAATAAGAGAAACTATTTCATTGGTGTACTGGATATTGCtggttttgaaattttcaat tACAACACCTTTGAGCAACTGTGTATCAACTATACTAACGAGAGGTTACAGCAGTTCTTCAACCATCACATGTTCATTCTGGAACAAGAAGAATACAAGAAGGAGGGAATCGTGTGGGAGTTTATCGATTTTGGTATGGACTTGCAAGCCTGTATTGATTTGATTGAAAAG cccATGGGTATCCTTTCAATCCTTGAAGAGGAATGCATGTTCCCTAAAGCTGACGACAAGTCGTTTAAAGATAAACTGTTTGCCAACCACTTGGGAAAATCACCTAACTTTGGCAGACCAGGAAATGCATCCAAAGGAAAGGGACAATCTGATTTTGAGCTCCATCACTATGCTGGAatt GTGCCATACAGTACTGTTGGTTGGCTAGAAAAGAACAAAGATCCAATCAACGAAACCGTCGTGGAACTACTGTCTCATTCAAAGGAACACTTGGTTCAAACTCTCTTTGCTCAAAACAAAGAAGCAG AGACCACAGGAACACACAAAAAGAGGAAGTCCAGTGCTTTCCAGACTATTTCAGCTCTTCACAAA gaGTCTTTGAATAAATTGATGAAGAACTTGTACAGCACCCATCCACATTTCGTTAGATGTATCATTCCTAATGAAATGAAACAACCAGGTTTGATTGATGCCCACCTTGTCCTGAACCAACTCCAATGTAACGGTGTACTGGAAGGAATTCGTATCTGTCGTAAAGGATTCCCTAACAGGATTATCTATTCAGAATTCAAACAGAG ATACTCCATTTTGTCTCCAAATGCAATCCCACAAGGTTTCACTGATGGCAAACAGGTTACTGAGAAAGTTTTACTGGCTCTCCAACTTGATCCTGCAGAATACAGATTAGGAACCACCAAAGTATTCTTCAAGGCTGGTGTGCTTGGTATGTTGGAGGATATGAGAGATGAGTGTCTTTCAAAGATCATCTCCAACTTCCAGGCTCACATCAGAGCTTACCTTATCAGAAAGTCATACAAGAAATTGTGCGATCAAAG agTTGGTTTATCCGTTATTCAGCGTAACATCAGAAAATGGCTGATTCTCAGAAATTGGCAATGGTGGAAACTGTACATCAAGGTTAAGCCACTGTTGAACATTGCTAGAGCAGAGGAAGAAATGAAGAAGAAAATTGAAGAGATGGGCAAATTAAGAGAAGACTTAGCTAAATGTGAACGTCTAAAGAAAGAACTTGAGGTTCAAAATGTCACCTTGTTGGAACAGAAGAATGATTTGTACCTACAACTCCAAACAGAACAAGATGCCGTAGCTGACTTGGAAGAGAGAGTTGAAAAACTTGTCACCCAGAAAGCTGACTTTGAGAGTCAGATTAAGGAAATGGAAGAACGCCTGCTTGACGAGGAAGATGCAGCAGCTGAATTAGAagtaatcaaaagaaaaatggaaGGTGAAAATGACGAACTCAAGAAAGACATTGAAGATCTTGAAAACTCACTTGCTAAG TCAGAACAAGAAAAGACTACCAAAGATAACCAAATTAAAACACTCCAAGATGAGATGGCACAACAAGACGATATTATGGCTAAGCTCAACAGAGACAAAAAGGGAATGGACGAAGACCACAAGAGGACTCTTGATGCTCTGCAGAAGGAGGAAGACAAAGTCAACCATCTATCAAAACTTAAACAGAAACTCGAATCTACTCTTGATGAG CTTGAAGACGGTTTGGAACGTGAAAAGAAGGTTCGAGGTGATGTTGAAAAGGCCAAACGCAAAATAGAACAAGATTTGAAAGCCACACAAGAAGCCGTCGAAGACTTAGAACGTGTAAAGAGAGGATTAGAAGAAACTAACAGAAA GAAAGATGCCGAAAATGCTGCTTTATCCTCTCGTTTGGAAGATGATCAAAGTTTAATTGCTCAGCTCCAGAGAAAGATTAAAGAACTTTTG GCCAGAATAGAAGAGCTCGAGGAGGAACTGGAAGCAGAAAGAGCTGCCAGAACCAAG GTTGACAAACAACGTGCAGAAATTGCTCGTGAATTGGAGGACCTGAGTGAAAGACTTGACGAAGCTGGTGGTGCTACAAGTGCACAG aTTGAATTGAACAAAAAGAGAGAACAGGAACTTTTGAAATTACGCCGTGACTTAGAGGAAACCACTCTCCAACATGAGGCCCAAGTATCTTCCCTCCGAAAGAAACAACAAGACGCTGCTAATGAAATGGCTGACCAGATCGACCAACTTCAAAAGGCCAAATCCAA AACTGAAAAGGAGAGACAGCAATTCAAGAGTGAATGTGATGATCTCCAGTCTCAACTTCAACACATTAGTAAAAACAAG GGTGTTTCAGAAAAGATGGCCAAATCACTTGAAAACACAATTGCTGAACTCCAACATAAATGCGATGATTCCAATAGGAACGTGAACGACTTGAACACACAGAAAGCCAAGATGCAGGCTGAAAATGCCAACATTATCCAGCAGTTAGAGGACGTTGAACATCAGTGCAGTGCTATTACCAAGGAAAGAAACGCTATGCAATCACAACTTGATGAAATGAGGGCAGCCTTAGAAGAAGAAACCAGA GCACGCCAGAAACTTCAGGGTGACATCAGGAATCTGAACTCAGATTTGGATGGCTTGAGGGAATCTAACGAGGAAGAGCAAGAGGCAAAGGCAGAACTCCAGCGTCTTTTGTCAAAGGCCAATAATGAGGCTCAACAATGGAGAGTCAAATATGAAAGTGAAGGCGCAAACAAAGCTGAGGAACTTGAAGAAGCTAG acgTAAACTACAAGCTAAACTTCAAGAAGCTGAACAGAACGCCGAGGCCGCAAATGCTAAAGTGAGCTCACTCGAAAAGGCAAAGAACAGGCTGACCGGTGAACTGGAGGACCTGGGAATTGATGTCGAAAGA GCCAATGCTAATGCCAACTCCCTCGAAAAGAAACAACGTGCTTTCGACAAAACCATCCAAGAATGGCAAGCCAAGGTTACTGACCTTCAGTCTGAGCTTGAGAATGCACAAAAGGAAGCAAGAAGCTATTCTGCTGAACTTTTCAGATGTAAAGCTCAATATGAAGAATCTCAAGATTCAGTTGAGGCTCTGAGAAGAGAAAATAAGAACCTTGCTG AGGAAATCCACGAGCTTACAGAACAATTAAGCGAAGGTGGCCGAAGTGTTCATGAGGTCGAGAAAGCCAAGAGACGTCTTGAGATGGAGAAGGAAGAACTGCAGGCCGCTTTGGAAGAGGCTGAATCTGCCTTGGAACAAGAGGAGGCTAAAGTTATGCGTGGGCAACTTGAAATTTCTAATGTTCGAAGTGAGATCGAAAGAAGACTACAAGAAAAAGATGAGGAATTTGAAAACACACG tCGTAACCACCAAAGAGCTCTTGATTCCATGCAAGCAAGTCTTGAAGCTGAGGCAAAGGGCAAAGCTGAGGCAATGAGAATCAAGAAAAAATTGGAACAAGACATAAACGAACTTGAAATAGCATTGGATTCTTCCAATCGTGCTAAGGCAGAACTTGAAAAGAACATCAAGAGATACCAACAACAAGTTTCA GAAATGCAGAGACAGATTGAGGAAGAACAACGCCAGCGTGAAGAAGTTCGTGAATCATACAACATGGCCGAGAGAAGATGTAACATGCTTTCTGGTGAGGTAGAGGAACTTCGTACAGCACTTGAACAAGCAGAGCGTGCTAGAAAGGGAGCAGAAAACGAATTATTTGAGGCTAACGATAGAGTGAATGAACTATCTGCTGAAGTTCAATCAGCTCAAAGCTCCAAAAGGAAATTGGAAGGGGATATTCAGGCCATGCAGAGCGATCTCGATGAGATGAACAACGAAGTAAGAAACGCCGACGAACGTGCCAGGAGAGCAAATGATGATTCCGCAAGATTGGCAGATGAATTAAGAAGTGAACAAGAACATAGCCAACAGATCGAGAAATTCCGCAAGAGTTTGGAGAGTCAAGTCAAGGATCTCCAGGTCCGACTTGAGGAGGCCGAGGCTCAGGCTCTCAAGGGTGGAAAGAAGATGATTGCCAAGCTGGAACAAcga GTACGTGAGTTGGAAGGTGAACTCGACAGTGAACAACGTCGTCATGCTGAGACACAGAAACATATGCGCAAGGCAGATCGCAGACTTAAAGAAATTGCCTTCCAAGCTGATGAAGAccgcaaaaaccaagaaaatctCAATGAAATGATAGAAAAACTCAACAACAAACTCAAGACCTACAAACGTCAAGTTGAGGAAGCT GAGGAGATTGCTGCTATTAATCTAGCTAAATACCGAAAGGTTCAACAAGAGCTCGAGGATGCCGAGGAACGAGCAGACAGTGCTGAAGGTTCTCTTCAGAAACTCCGTGCTAAGAATCGTAGCTCAGTTTCTGTAACTCGTACTAGTTATACTACTAGCACT CTCGAATAA